A genomic region of Runella rosea contains the following coding sequences:
- a CDS encoding thioredoxin family protein, with the protein MKKAVLVTLSAALLVSLMALKPQTAPKEEAKIKWVTLEEAYKLNQKQPRKVFIDLYTDWCGWCKVMDKNTFKNAEVIDFVNKKYYAVKFNPEKDGDVMLGNVSFKNMLNGKITGYPTTVFMNEKMALIQPVSGYLEPRMFHQVLAYFGDNNHEKEPFDQFKEKTYPGKYTAKAQ; encoded by the coding sequence ATGAAAAAAGCAGTATTAGTTACCCTATCGGCGGCGCTTTTGGTAAGTCTGATGGCGCTAAAGCCACAAACTGCACCCAAAGAAGAAGCCAAAATAAAATGGGTAACCCTAGAAGAAGCCTATAAACTTAACCAAAAACAACCCCGAAAAGTGTTTATTGACCTTTATACGGATTGGTGTGGCTGGTGCAAGGTAATGGATAAAAATACCTTCAAAAACGCCGAAGTAATCGACTTCGTCAACAAGAAATACTACGCTGTAAAGTTCAATCCCGAAAAAGACGGGGATGTGATGTTGGGCAATGTTTCGTTTAAAAACATGCTGAATGGTAAAATTACGGGCTATCCTACAACGGTATTTATGAATGAAAAGATGGCGCTCATTCAGCCAGTTTCGGGATACTTGGAGCCGCGTATGTTTCATCAGGTGCTGGCGTATTTTGGGGATAATAACCACGAAAAAGAGCCTTTCGACCAATTTAAAGAAAAGACGTATCCCGGAAAATATACGGCGAAAGCACAGTAA
- a CDS encoding PhzF family phenazine biosynthesis protein has protein sequence MELPIYQLDAFTNQVFGGNPAAVVPLTSWLPDETLQAIAAENNLAETAFYVPTDHGFHIRWFTPTVEVDLCGHATLATAYVLFSIENYAQEQIHFDSRSGVLTVRQEEDWLILDFPVDTLHKQLVSPPALLEALGDIMPVEIIRGKTDFMAVLENEEQVRSLNPDVIVLSTLPVRGVIITAKGEEVDFVSRFFAPQSGIAEDPVTGSAHTTLTPYWAEKLGKTEFSALQVSKRGGVLKTKLIGERVEIAGQVRLYLKGTIVTG, from the coding sequence ATGGAACTTCCTATATATCAGCTTGATGCATTTACCAATCAAGTTTTTGGGGGCAACCCCGCCGCCGTTGTACCGCTTACATCTTGGCTACCTGATGAAACATTGCAGGCCATTGCTGCTGAAAATAACCTCGCCGAAACCGCTTTTTATGTTCCAACCGACCACGGATTTCATATTCGCTGGTTTACGCCTACCGTTGAAGTAGACCTGTGCGGTCACGCTACCCTTGCCACTGCTTACGTTTTGTTTTCGATTGAGAATTACGCTCAAGAACAAATCCACTTTGATTCTCGAAGTGGTGTTCTGACGGTTCGACAGGAGGAAGATTGGCTTATTCTGGACTTTCCCGTCGATACCCTTCACAAACAACTTGTTTCACCTCCCGCTTTGTTGGAAGCTTTGGGGGACATCATGCCCGTAGAAATAATACGAGGGAAAACCGACTTTATGGCCGTATTGGAGAATGAAGAACAGGTGAGAAGCCTCAATCCTGACGTAATTGTGCTTTCTACTTTACCCGTCAGAGGGGTGATTATCACCGCCAAAGGCGAAGAAGTTGATTTTGTCTCCCGCTTTTTTGCTCCTCAGTCTGGCATCGCTGAAGATCCCGTAACTGGCTCCGCCCATACGACGCTCACGCCATATTGGGCCGAAAAACTCGGAAAAACAGAATTCAGCGCCTTACAGGTTTCAAAGCGGGGAGGAGTGTTGAAAACGAAGCTGATTGGAGAGCGGGTCGAGATAGCAGGGCAGGTTCGACTGTACTTGAAAGGCACGATTGTTACTGGCTGA
- a CDS encoding FIST signal transduction protein — protein sequence MRIKQLAFRNSVWNPISETPAFAASQAQLVLAFGERKCLEDLQPYDYLRELFPAAEIVINSTSGEIYQNSVHEGTIIVTAIEFDKTLVKTTKIDIENHFQSAESGKKIAQNLLADDLTAIFVISDGGRVNGSELIAALNEYTGDKILISGGLAGDEARFEKTLVGLNENPKEGKIVGIGFYGTQLTVGHGTMGGWDVFGPEREVTDSEYNVLYKIGEKKALDLYKEYLGKYADELPGAALLFPLSMRATADAKPIVRTILSIDETNRSMTFAGELPKGALVRFMKANFDRLIDASASAAQNSMSLFDSPPELAILVSCVGRKLVLGSRTEEEVEAAREIFGEQPVMTGFYSYGEISPLNPNARCELHNQTMTITTFSEK from the coding sequence ATGAGGATAAAACAACTCGCTTTTCGGAATAGTGTTTGGAACCCTATATCTGAAACCCCAGCTTTTGCTGCTTCGCAAGCCCAATTGGTATTGGCTTTTGGTGAGAGGAAGTGTTTAGAAGACCTTCAACCTTATGATTATTTGAGGGAATTGTTTCCTGCTGCAGAAATTGTTATTAACTCTACATCGGGAGAAATATACCAAAACTCGGTTCATGAAGGAACCATCATTGTCACCGCAATTGAATTTGATAAAACACTTGTCAAAACGACTAAGATTGACATTGAAAACCATTTTCAAAGTGCTGAGTCGGGAAAAAAAATAGCGCAAAATTTATTGGCCGACGACCTTACCGCGATATTTGTCATTTCTGACGGTGGGCGGGTCAACGGTAGCGAGTTGATTGCGGCCCTCAATGAATACACCGGCGATAAAATCCTCATTTCGGGCGGCTTGGCGGGCGATGAAGCCCGTTTTGAAAAAACACTCGTGGGGCTAAACGAAAACCCCAAAGAGGGAAAAATCGTAGGAATTGGCTTTTACGGGACGCAATTGACCGTAGGCCACGGAACCATGGGTGGATGGGATGTGTTCGGTCCAGAGAGAGAAGTGACTGATTCTGAGTACAATGTGCTTTATAAAATCGGTGAAAAAAAGGCTCTTGACCTTTATAAAGAGTATTTGGGTAAATATGCCGATGAATTGCCGGGAGCGGCCTTGTTGTTTCCGCTTTCGATGAGAGCGACCGCCGATGCGAAGCCCATCGTTCGGACGATTCTTTCCATTGACGAAACCAACCGAAGCATGACATTTGCGGGCGAGCTGCCCAAAGGCGCTTTGGTGCGGTTTATGAAAGCAAATTTTGACCGCCTGATTGATGCCTCTGCCAGTGCTGCCCAAAATTCAATGAGCCTTTTTGACAGCCCGCCCGAACTGGCCATTTTGGTGAGTTGCGTGGGTCGAAAATTAGTGCTGGGCTCACGCACCGAAGAAGAAGTGGAAGCCGCTAGGGAGATATTCGGAGAACAGCCAGTCATGACCGGTTTTTATTCTTACGGGGAGATTTCACCCCTGAACCCCAATGCGCGTTGTGAGTTACACAATCAAACCATGACGATTACTACTTTCTCCGAAAAATGA
- a CDS encoding response regulator — MSAIDTTKFHRLLKKQINKFLTEDCLKHEHFGHFIKAVNDSYLNFDRDKELLEHSAQLNDKEYAEINNKLKEEISQRKISVEKLIEAIHSLEIQEGIQPRAFDSNNLLGLVDFLQVQIENRKLIEAELRQAKEAAESATDAKSEFLSMMSHEIRTPLNSIVGLTYLMQQEDVSPVMAENLKILQFSTDNLYVLINDILDFSKIEAGKVELEKVPFDIKQLISNIKKANQVKAEEKGNKIKLMIDDDVPDVVIGDSLRLGQIISNLVSNAVKFTANGSITVELSFVKKVGNKAVMDISVIDTGIGIAENKQASIFEKFTQANSETTRQFGGTGLGLVITKKLLYLHNSDIQIESQLGKGSKFFFTIELEIGTALKNKVLEANNELLNESTLKGVKILLVEDYPMNVKVATKFLERWQIVLDVAENGQIAVDKYAAGKYDVILMDIQMPQMDGYTATQKIREMDMNIPIIALTASATLSNQDRAFLVGMNDYVTKPFNPKELFQKIAKYSSRI; from the coding sequence ATGAGCGCTATTGATACCACAAAATTCCACCGCTTACTGAAAAAGCAAATCAATAAGTTTTTGACCGAGGATTGTTTGAAACATGAGCACTTTGGCCATTTTATCAAAGCGGTGAATGATTCTTACCTCAATTTTGATCGCGATAAAGAATTGCTCGAACATTCGGCGCAGTTGAATGACAAAGAGTACGCAGAAATCAACAATAAGCTCAAAGAAGAGATTTCGCAACGTAAGATATCGGTCGAAAAACTGATTGAGGCGATTCACTCGTTAGAAATTCAGGAAGGGATTCAACCGAGGGCTTTTGATTCCAATAATCTGCTGGGATTGGTTGATTTTCTTCAGGTGCAAATTGAAAACCGTAAGCTCATTGAAGCGGAACTGCGCCAGGCCAAAGAAGCGGCGGAGAGCGCCACTGATGCCAAATCGGAGTTTCTTTCGATGATGAGCCACGAAATTCGCACCCCGTTGAACAGCATTGTGGGCCTTACGTATTTGATGCAGCAGGAAGATGTGTCGCCCGTCATGGCCGAAAATCTCAAAATTCTTCAATTTTCGACCGATAATCTTTACGTACTCATCAACGATATTCTGGATTTTAGCAAGATTGAGGCGGGCAAAGTGGAACTGGAAAAAGTCCCGTTTGATATTAAGCAGCTGATTTCCAACATCAAAAAAGCCAACCAAGTTAAAGCCGAAGAAAAAGGGAATAAAATCAAATTGATGATTGACGATGACGTACCCGATGTGGTTATCGGCGATTCGCTTCGGCTCGGTCAGATTATTTCAAATTTGGTGTCTAATGCTGTTAAGTTTACGGCCAACGGCAGTATCACCGTCGAGTTGTCTTTTGTAAAGAAAGTTGGGAATAAGGCGGTGATGGATATTTCGGTCATCGATACGGGCATTGGCATTGCCGAAAATAAGCAGGCGTCCATTTTTGAGAAATTTACCCAAGCCAATTCCGAAACAACCCGCCAATTTGGCGGAACTGGGCTAGGGCTGGTCATTACCAAAAAGCTGCTATATCTTCATAACAGCGATATTCAGATTGAAAGTCAATTGGGCAAAGGCTCGAAGTTCTTCTTCACGATAGAGCTGGAAATCGGAACTGCGCTCAAGAATAAAGTCCTTGAAGCAAACAATGAACTTCTGAACGAAAGCACCCTAAAAGGTGTAAAAATTCTTTTGGTGGAAGATTACCCCATGAATGTAAAAGTAGCCACTAAATTTCTGGAAAGGTGGCAGATTGTATTGGATGTAGCCGAAAACGGCCAGATAGCCGTTGACAAGTACGCCGCAGGCAAGTACGACGTGATTCTGATGGATATTCAAATGCCGCAAATGGATGGGTACACTGCCACGCAGAAAATCAGAGAAATGGACATGAATATTCCCATCATTGCCCTAACGGCCTCGGCCACGTTGAGCAATCAAGACCGGGCGTTTTTGGTAGGAATGAACGACTACGTCACCAAACCTTTCAATCCTAAAGAGTTATTTCAGAAAATAGCGAAGTATAGTAGCCGAATCTAA
- a CDS encoding 3-keto-disaccharide hydrolase, protein MLKKHNFNYLHVGLILSVLLWTSCKVSTTGQGKKAKDGFVQIFDGKTLDGWEGDPTYWRVENGNLVGEITPTTLLKTNSFIIWKGGEPADFELKGEFNITKAGNSGINYRSDRLTDIPFALRGYQADIDGNNRYTGQNYEERKRTTLAYRGQKTSINPQTGTFTPEAVRAKVKSNAWTDLSVTGSLGSSDSLKTLIKGEDWNEFHLIVKGNRLQHYINGVLMSEVVDNDAVNGKSKGLLGVQVHVGPPMKVQYRNLRLKQL, encoded by the coding sequence ATGTTAAAAAAACACAATTTCAACTATTTACACGTAGGATTGATTCTTTCCGTATTGTTGTGGACAAGTTGTAAAGTATCGACCACGGGTCAAGGAAAGAAAGCGAAGGATGGATTTGTTCAAATATTTGACGGAAAGACGCTGGATGGCTGGGAGGGTGACCCTACCTACTGGCGCGTTGAAAACGGAAATTTAGTGGGAGAAATTACCCCTACTACTCTGCTTAAAACCAATTCTTTCATCATCTGGAAAGGTGGTGAGCCTGCCGATTTTGAATTGAAGGGTGAATTTAACATTACCAAGGCGGGTAATTCAGGCATCAACTACCGCAGCGACCGCTTGACAGATATACCTTTTGCCTTGCGCGGGTATCAGGCCGACATCGACGGTAACAACCGCTATACTGGCCAAAATTATGAAGAGCGTAAAAGAACAACGCTTGCTTATCGCGGACAAAAAACGTCTATTAATCCCCAAACGGGCACTTTCACTCCCGAAGCCGTACGCGCCAAAGTAAAAAGCAACGCATGGACTGATTTGAGCGTGACGGGTTCACTCGGAAGTTCGGATTCATTGAAGACGTTGATTAAAGGCGAAGACTGGAATGAGTTCCATCTGATTGTCAAAGGAAACCGCCTCCAACATTATATAAATGGTGTTTTAATGAGCGAGGTAGTCGATAATGATGCAGTAAATGGTAAGTCAAAGGGACTTCTAGGGGTACAAGTACACGTGGGTCCCCCCATGAAAGTACAGTATCGCAATCTTCGTTTAAAGCAACTCTAG
- a CDS encoding sugar phosphate isomerase/epimerase family protein, with protein MNKIGFNVLAWSAGMSEELFPIIERLKEIGYDGVEFFVGSPEESAYKQVGDFTRGLGLETTTVTVVSPDMNPISDSATVRAKGLDRIKWAIDRSHDLNSRVLCGPFHSAHAHFAAHEPYEQEYGWAAEVLHAAGEHAAQADVVLALEALNRFECYLCNTMSQLSKLVTLADHSHVRAMFDTHHANVEEKKYGQALQTISPVLSHVHISENDRGTPGDGHIPWDDAFAGLAAINYKGWLTIEAFSRNDPGFANAINVWREYNDPWHIAEHGLTFIQQMCIKHNL; from the coding sequence ATGAATAAAATTGGATTTAATGTGCTGGCTTGGTCGGCTGGAATGTCAGAAGAATTATTCCCCATTATTGAGCGATTAAAAGAAATTGGTTACGACGGGGTGGAGTTTTTTGTGGGCTCCCCCGAAGAAAGTGCGTATAAACAGGTAGGTGATTTTACCCGTGGCTTGGGTTTGGAAACAACCACTGTCACCGTTGTAAGTCCCGACATGAATCCCATAAGCGACTCGGCTACCGTGCGTGCCAAGGGACTTGACCGTATCAAATGGGCGATAGACCGTTCTCATGATTTGAATTCACGCGTTTTGTGCGGGCCTTTTCACTCAGCTCACGCCCATTTTGCGGCGCATGAGCCGTATGAGCAAGAATATGGCTGGGCGGCCGAAGTACTGCACGCTGCGGGCGAACACGCCGCACAAGCCGATGTGGTGCTGGCGCTGGAAGCCCTCAACCGTTTTGAGTGCTATCTGTGCAACACCATGTCGCAGTTAAGTAAGTTGGTTACGTTGGCCGACCATTCCCACGTACGGGCGATGTTTGACACGCACCACGCCAACGTAGAAGAAAAGAAATATGGTCAGGCGCTTCAAACCATCTCGCCTGTGTTGAGCCACGTTCATATCAGCGAAAACGACCGAGGTACGCCTGGCGACGGACATATCCCTTGGGATGATGCCTTTGCGGGATTGGCGGCAATTAACTACAAAGGTTGGCTGACGATTGAGGCGTTTTCTCGCAATGACCCTGGTTTTGCCAACGCCATCAATGTGTGGAGAGAATACAACGACCCTTGGCACATCGCCGAGCATGGTCTGACGTTTATCCAACAAATGTGTATCAAACACAATCTGTGA
- a CDS encoding ThuA domain-containing protein, giving the protein MKNRKHLILLFSIVFFAVGFTPDKKTASQEDVNKYRIVYKGEKGPGRGKNIVFITSDHEYRSEESLPALARILAKRYGFTCTVVFGLDDNGFILPGSSNLKGLDVLDKADLMVLFTRFSNFGDEEMQHFDKYIRRGGPIVAFRTATHAFSNKGNAKWGHYSWDYKGEKSEWKDGFGELVLGETWVSHYGTNHKQASKLIPEEAQKEHPILRGVKDMLAQSGGYTAYPKSATVIARGQVLNGMTADAEPDKTKELLPVAWVRTYSIDSGPSGRVFATTHGASEDLLSEGFRRMALNAAFWALGMEKQIKANNNIDFVGPYKPTTFNFNGYKANVKPADLAGWDSLIMPGEVVKKK; this is encoded by the coding sequence ATGAAAAACAGAAAGCATTTAATACTGTTGTTCAGTATTGTTTTTTTTGCTGTCGGCTTTACGCCCGACAAAAAAACAGCATCTCAGGAAGATGTAAACAAATATCGTATTGTTTATAAAGGAGAAAAAGGCCCCGGACGTGGAAAAAACATCGTTTTTATTACGTCTGACCACGAATACCGTAGCGAAGAATCTCTGCCAGCACTGGCCCGAATTTTGGCCAAACGCTACGGATTTACGTGTACGGTGGTTTTTGGCCTCGACGATAATGGTTTTATTCTGCCAGGCAGTTCCAACCTGAAAGGACTGGATGTATTGGATAAAGCGGATTTGATGGTGCTGTTCACCCGCTTCTCCAACTTCGGGGACGAAGAAATGCAACACTTCGACAAATACATCCGGCGCGGTGGTCCCATTGTTGCTTTTCGTACCGCCACGCACGCTTTTAGCAATAAAGGAAATGCCAAATGGGGGCATTATTCGTGGGATTATAAAGGCGAAAAAAGTGAGTGGAAAGATGGTTTTGGTGAGTTAGTATTGGGTGAAACTTGGGTTTCGCACTATGGTACCAACCACAAACAAGCATCTAAACTGATTCCCGAAGAAGCCCAAAAAGAACACCCGATTTTGCGGGGCGTGAAAGACATGCTAGCGCAATCTGGTGGTTATACCGCTTATCCGAAAAGTGCAACGGTGATTGCACGCGGACAAGTACTGAATGGCATGACGGCCGATGCCGAGCCCGACAAAACCAAAGAACTCTTGCCCGTGGCGTGGGTACGTACCTATTCCATCGATTCAGGACCGTCGGGGCGGGTTTTTGCCACTACCCACGGTGCTTCGGAAGACTTATTGAGCGAAGGTTTTCGCCGCATGGCCCTAAATGCTGCTTTTTGGGCGCTGGGCATGGAAAAACAAATCAAGGCCAACAATAATATTGATTTTGTGGGGCCGTACAAGCCAACCACGTTTAATTTCAATGGGTACAAAGCCAACGTCAAGCCTGCCGATTTGGCGGGCTGGGATTCGTTGATTATGCCCGGCGAAGTCGTGAAAAAGAAATAA